Proteins encoded within one genomic window of Calonectris borealis chromosome 1, bCalBor7.hap1.2, whole genome shotgun sequence:
- the LOC142078028 gene encoding hemoglobin subunit beta, which yields MVHWTAEEKQLITGIWGKVNVADCGAEALARLLIVYPWTQRFFASFGNLSSPTAIIGNPMVRAHGKKVLTSFGDAVKNLDNIKATFAQLSELHCDKLHVDPENFRLLGDILIIVLAAHFSKDFTPDAQAAWQKLVRAVAHALARKYH from the exons ATGGTGCACTGGACCGCCGAAGAGAAGCAGCTCATCACCGGCATCTGGGGCAAGGTCAATGTGGCCGATTGCGGTGCCGAGGCCCTGGCCAG gctgctgatCGTCTACCCCTGGACCCAGAGGTTCTTCGCTTCCTTCGGGAACCTCTCCAGCCCCACCGCCATCATCGGCAACCCCATGGTCCGTGCCCACGGCAAGAAAGTGCTCACCTCCTTCGGGGATGCCGTCAAGAACCTGGACAACATCAAGGCGACCTTCGCCCAGCTGTCCGAGCTGCACTGCGACAAGCTGCACGTGGACCCCGAGAACTTCAGG CTCCTGGGTGACATCCTGATCATCGTCCTGGCCGCCCACTTCTCCAAGGATTTCACTCCCGACGCCCAGGCTGCCTGGCAAAAGCTGGTCCGTGCGGTGGCCCACGCTCTGGCCCGCAAGTACCACTGA
- the LOC142078030 gene encoding hemoglobin subunit epsilon isoform X1, whose amino-acid sequence MVHWSAEEKQLIASVWSKVNVEECGAEALARLLIVYPWTQRFFASFGNLSSPTAIIGNPKVRAHGKKVLTSFGDAVKNLDNIKTTYAKLSELHCEKLHVDPENFRLLGDILIIVLASHFARDFTPACQFAWQKLVGVVAHALARKYH is encoded by the exons ATGGTGCACTGGTCAGCTGAAGAGAAGCAGCTCATCGCCAGCGTCTGGAGCAAGGTCAACGTGGAGGAATGTGGTGCTGAGGCCCTGGCCAG gctgctgatCGTCTACCCCTGGACCCAGAGGTTCTTCGCTTCCTTCGGGAACCTCTCCAGCCCCACCGCCATCATCGGCAACCCCAAGGTCCGTGCCCACGGCAAGAAAGTGCTCACCTCCTTCGGGGATGCCGTCAAGAACCTGGACAACATCAAGACGACCTATGCCAAGCTGTCCGAGCTGCACTGCGAGAAGCTGCACGTGGACCCCGAGAACTTCAGG ctccttggaGACATCCTCATCATTGTCCTGGCTTCCCACTTTGCCAGGGATTTCACCCCTGCTTGCCAGTTTGCCTGGCAAAAGCTGGTCGGTGTCGTGGCTCACGCTCTGGCCCGCAAGTATCACTGA
- the LOC142080338 gene encoding olfactory receptor 52B2-like yields the protein MAALNETSLQPAFFLLLGIAGLEDLHIWLSIPFCLMYIVALLGNFILLFVIVMERSLHKPMYLFLAMLAVADLVLSSSTVPKALSIFWSLSKEMSFHACLTQMFFTHVSFIAESTILLAMAFDRYVAICNPLRYATVFTHSVIAKIGLAAIARSFCVMFPTIFLLKRLPYCRHSVMPHTYCEHMGIARLACADISVNIWYGFATTLLSPGVDIVLIGVSYILILRAVFRLSSKDAQLKAVGTCSSHACVILMFYTPAFFSFFTHRFGRNVPHHVHILLANLYVLLPPMLNPVVYTLKNKLIREKVSQVLFRTGQVR from the coding sequence ATGGCGGCTCTCAATGAAACCAGCTTGCAGCCTGCCTTCTTCCTTCTGCTGGGTATAGCAGGCCTGGAGGACCTGCACATCTGGCTCTCCATCCCATTCTGCCTGATGTACATCGTGGCGCTCCTCGGCAACTTCATCCTCTTATTTGTCATTGTGATGGAGCGAAGCCTCCACAAGCCAATGTACCTCTTCCTGGCCATGTTAGCGGTGGCAGATCTCGTATTATCCTCCTCCACAGTGCCCAAAGCTCTGAGCATATTCTGGTCCCTTTCCAAGGAGATGTCCTTCCACGCCTGTCTTACCCAGATGTTCTTCACACACGTGAGCTTCATTGCAGAGTCGACCATTCTGCTGGCCATGGCGTTCGACCGGTACGtggccatctgcaaccccctgcgaTATGCCACGGTGTTCACGCACTCAGTGATAGCCAAGATAGGGCTGGCTGCAATAGCCAGGAGCTTTTGTGTGATGTTCCCAACAATATTCCTCCTTAAGAGGCTGCCATACTGCAGACACAGCGTCATGCCGCACACCTACTGCGAGCACATGGGCATCGCCCGGCTGGCCTGTGCCGACATCTCCGTTAACATCTGGTATGGCTTTGCCACCACCCTTCTGTCCCCAGGCGTGGACATTGTGCTCATCGGGGTATCGTACATCCTCATTCTCCGGGCTGTCTTCAGGCTCTCATCCAAGGATGCCCAGCTCAAGGCAGTTGGCACCTGCAGCTCTCATGCCTGCGTTATATTAATGTTCTACACACCcgcatttttctcatttttcactcATCGGTTTGGCCGCAACGTCCCCCACCACGTTCACATCCTGCTGGCCAATCTCTATGTGCTCCTGCCGCCCATGCTAAACCCCGTCGTCtacactttgaaaaacaaactcaTTCGAGAAAAGGTGTCCCAAGTACTCTTCAGGACTGGGCAAGTGCGGTGA
- the LOC142078031 gene encoding hemoglobin subunit rho, whose translation MVHWSAEEKQLIASVWSKVNVEECGAEALARLLIVYPWTQRFFDNFGNLSSPTAIIGNPKVRAHGKKVLTSFGEAVKNLENLKATYAKLSELHCEKLHVDPENFRLLGDILIIVLAAHFTKDFTPACQATWQKLVGVVAHALAYKYH comes from the exons ATGGTGCACTGGTCAGCGGAAGAGAAGCAGCTCATCGCCAGCGTCTGGAGCAAGGTCAACGTGGAGGAATGTGGTGCTGAGGCCCTGGCCAG gctgctgatCGTCTACCCCTGGACCCAGAGGTTCTTTGATAACTTTGGGAACCTCTCCAGCCCCACCGCCATCATCGGCAACCCCAAGGTCCGCGCCCACGGCAAGAAAGTGCTCACCTCCTTCGGGGAAGCCGTCAAGAACCTGGAAAACCTCAAGGCGACCTATGCCAAGCTGTCCGAGCTGCACTGCGAGAAGCTGCACGTGGACCCCGAGAACTTCAGG ctcctggGAGACATCCTCATCATTGTGCTGGCCGCACACTTCACCAAGGACTtcactcctgcctgccaggcCACTTGGCAGAAGCTGGTCGGCGTGGTAGCCCATGCTCTGGCCTACAAGTACCATTAA
- the LOC142078029 gene encoding hemoglobin subunit beta-like, whose protein sequence is MVHWSAEEKQLITSLWGKVNVADCGAEALARLLIVYPWTQRFFASFGNLSSPTAIIGNPMVRAHGKKVLTSFGEAVKNLDNIKKCFAQLSKLHCEKLHVDPENFRLLGDILIIVLAAHFGKDFTPACQSAWQKMVRVVAHALAREYH, encoded by the exons ATGGTGCATTGGTCAGCCGAAGAGAAGCAGCTCATCACCAGCCTCTGGGGCAAGGTCAATGTGGCCGATTGTGGTGCTGAGGCCCTGGCCAG gctgctgatCGTCTACCCCTGGACCCAGAGGTTCTTCGCTTCCTTCGGGAACCTCTCCAGCCCCACCGCCATCATCGGCAACCCCATGGTCCGTGCCCACGGCAAGAAAGTGCTCACCTCCTTCGGGGAAGCTGTCAAGAACCTGGACAACATCAAGAAATGTTTTGCTCAGCTGAGCAAACTCCACTGTGAGAAGCTGCACGTGGACCCTGAGAACTTCAGG CTCCTGGGTGACATCCTCATCATCGTCCTGGCCGCCCACTTTGGCAAGGACTTCACCCCCGCCTGCCAGTCTGCGTGGCAGAAGATGGTCCGTGTGGTGGCCCACGCACTGGCCCGTGAGTACCACTGA